One genomic segment of Chitinophaga parva includes these proteins:
- a CDS encoding TetR/AcrR family transcriptional regulator — protein MGSVERKQRLKEDVRCRILEAGWQIVEEEGWSALSMRRIADAIEYTAPIIYGHFQSKDALLLEFTRKGHMLLSAKVKAAREAHHTLEDQLEAMWLAYWDFAFDQPAYYKLMYGVEMGCCEATLSDCPSFEMASKQVMAVIEEMIAHSKHPDQDADRRFYTFWAILHGLISLNLVQKKVENSCLSEEFNRTILNDAIKGIIRSINQ, from the coding sequence ATGGGAAGTGTAGAAAGAAAACAAAGGCTTAAAGAAGATGTACGCTGCCGGATCCTGGAAGCAGGATGGCAGATCGTGGAAGAGGAAGGGTGGTCCGCCCTCTCCATGCGCCGTATCGCCGACGCTATCGAATACACTGCCCCCATCATCTACGGGCATTTTCAAAGTAAGGACGCACTCCTGCTGGAGTTTACCCGAAAAGGGCACATGCTGCTCAGCGCCAAGGTGAAGGCCGCCCGCGAAGCGCACCACACCCTGGAAGATCAACTGGAAGCCATGTGGCTGGCCTACTGGGACTTCGCTTTTGATCAACCGGCTTACTATAAACTCATGTACGGTGTGGAAATGGGTTGTTGTGAAGCTACGCTCAGCGACTGCCCCTCTTTTGAAATGGCCTCCAAGCAGGTGATGGCTGTGATCGAAGAAATGATCGCCCACAGCAAGCACCCAGACCAGGACGCAGACCGCCGTTTCTACACCTTCTGGGCTATTCTGCACGGACTGATCTCACTGAACCTCGTACAGAAAAAAGTGGAGAACAGCTGCCTCTCTGAGGAATTCAATCGTACTATCCTCAATGACGCCATCAAAGGCATTATCCGGAGCATTAACCAGTAA
- a CDS encoding nucleotide pyrophosphohydrolase, with protein sequence MKDWQLLTEKLRQFNLERDWSQFHNPKDLALALSIEAAELNELFLWKQPWEANPLKVKEELADIFAYALLLADKYNLDINEIVTDKISQNAQKYPANKAKGNARKYDEL encoded by the coding sequence ATGAAAGACTGGCAATTACTGACTGAGAAACTGAGGCAATTTAACCTCGAACGTGACTGGTCGCAATTTCACAATCCGAAGGACCTGGCCCTGGCCTTGAGTATAGAAGCTGCTGAGCTTAACGAGCTTTTCCTGTGGAAACAGCCCTGGGAGGCAAATCCACTTAAGGTAAAGGAGGAACTCGCAGACATTTTTGCCTATGCGTTGCTGCTGGCAGACAAATACAATCTTGACATCAACGAAATAGTTACCGATAAGATCAGCCAAAACGCTCAAAAATACCCTGCGAACAAGGCCAAAGGCAACGCGCGCAAATATGATGAACTATGA